One Primulina huaijiensis isolate GDHJ02 chromosome 5, ASM1229523v2, whole genome shotgun sequence DNA segment encodes these proteins:
- the LOC140977625 gene encoding uncharacterized protein: MSEPSSEGAYERFRKMKPPEFDGSTDPMVALEWVKAVEAIYDYLQFDDKDRVSCAIFLLTKTARIWWDATKLSVNFSALKWQEFKELFYDKYFPRDVRSQKVKEFLELKQGNMTMQEYILKFEEGCQFAPYLASNDIEKGEHFLRAVRAKIKRDVRMSKAASYKEIVEKARMAEQDDKEIERERQLKRQDFSTKGQGSGWKGKGKFRGKEKEEHRPKAPMPPHAYDRPVCPKCGKMHTGECLVGSNRCFRCGGVGHVIKNCPIKGEKGKDKVQGRNFKLTKEGANPDSSVISGTILISGKAAIILIDTCATHSFMSEIFLRSLNVVPSYEPLHYSILLPSGDEIWPSSILKGCTVQVNEKIYFADLIIIPMVAFDVILRMDRLSSYRAVIDCVAKTVQFPAEDDDSRIFQSSGISLVTPCISCLKAQKMLSNGCQGFLAAVIDVNTEMTMKLNEIEVVRDFPDVFADDVPRLPPDREVEFVIDVIPGTAPISKAPYRMAPTEMMELKNQEIKKATIKNKYPLPRIDDLFDQLQGATVFSKIDLRSGYYQLKVREADVPKTAFRTRYGHYEFLVISFGLTNAPSVFMDLMNRVFKQYLDSFVIVFIDDILIYSKTRELHAEHLRTVLQLLREKQLYEKLKKCESWLEQVSFLGHIVSRDGIAVDPMKIEAIKQWPIPTTVSEVRSFHGLAGYYRRFIANFSKIALPLTNLKAVKFEWTNECQHGFQVLKDKLTLAPILALPCRIEDFIIYTDASKMGLGAVLMPRGKVIAYASRQLKDYEKNYPTHDLELAAVKELNMRQRRWLELVKDYDVTISYHPGKANVVADALSRKSVSSLSSLIQKPLLLDLQRSEIALIEQGTIARLSALVIRPTLTNRIRREQPNDNQLMDLRSKADKKGNTEFVMNTDDLLTWRGRICVPSGNDIRRDVKIEHQRPAGTLQSLPIPQWKWEHITMDFVTGLPRTPKGYNSIWVIVDRMKTAQSRQKSYADIGRRPLEFEVGDHVFVKIAPLKGIMRFGRKGKLSPRFIGPFEILDRIGERAYRLALPPDLDRVHNVFHVSMLRKYISNPSHVLRHEPLALMPNLTYQEVPIQILDRKVKVLRNKEIGIIKILWRNQFVEEATWEPEEEMRQRYPELFAQ; encoded by the exons ATGTCCGAGCCCAGTAGTGAAGGCGCATACGAAAGATTTCGTAAGATGAAGCCACCAGAATTTGATGGTAGCACTGATCCCATGGTCGCATTGGAATGGGTCAAAGCTGTGGAGGCTATTTATGATTATCTTCAGTTTGATGATAAAGATCGAGTAAGCTGTGCCATTTTTCTACTGACCAAGACGGCGAGGATCTGGTGGGACGCCACCAAGTTATCAGTTAATTTCTCAGCACTCAAGTGGCAGGAGTTTAAAGAATTATTCTACGACAAATATTTTCCTCGAGATGTTCGAAGTCAGAAAGTGAAGGAATTTCTAGAACTGAAGCAAGGAAATATGACAATGCAAGAGTATATTCTCAAATTCGAAGAGGGGTGTCAGTTTGCCCCATATCTGGCCAGTAATGACATTGAAAAGGGTGAGCATTTTCTGAGAGCTGTCCGGGCTAAAATTAAAAGAGACGTTCGAATGTCTAAAGCTGCTTCATATAAAGAGATTGTTGAAAAAGCAAGGATGGCCGAGCAGGACGATAAGGAAATTGAAAGAGAAAGACAGTTGAAGCGCCAAGATTTTTCTACTAAGGGCCAAGGATCTGGATGGAAGGGTAAGGGCAAGTTCAGAGGCAAAGAGAAAGAGGAGCATCGACCCAAAGCTCCTATGCCACCGCATGCATATGATCGACCTGTATGTCCGAAATGTGGCAAAATGCATACAGGTGAGTGTTTGGTTGGAAGTAATCGATGCTTCCGTTGTGGAGGTGTTGGACATGTTATCAAAAATTGTCCAATCAAGGGTGAGAAAGGGAAGGATAAGGTTCAAGGCAGAAACTTCAAACTCACCAAAGAAGGCGCaaatcctgattcttctgttaTATCAGGtactatcttaatttcaggcaAGGCAGCTATTATCTTGATTGACACTTGTGCTAcgcattcttttatgtctgaaatttTCTTGCGCTCTTTGAATGTTGTTCCATCTTATGAACCCCTCCACTATAGTATTTTGTTGCCATCGGGAGACGAAATATGGCCTTCTAGTATTCTTAAAGGTTGTACAGTCCAAGTAAATGAGAAAATCTATTTTGCTGATCTTATTATTATTCCCATGGTGGcgtttgatgttattttgagaATGGACAGGCTATCATCATATCGTGCCGTTATTGATTGCGTGGCTAAGACGGTGCAATTTCCTGCAGAAGATGATGATAGCAGGATTTTTCAGAGTTCAGGTATTTCGCTTGTTACTCCTTGTATTTCTTGTTTGAAAGCTCAGAAAATGTTATCAAATGGGTGTCAGGGATTTTTAGCTGCTGTGATAGATGTGAATACTGAGATGACAATGAAGTTGAATGAGATTGAGGTAGTTCGGGATTTTCCTGACGTATTTGCAGATGATGTGCCTAGATTACCCCCTGACCGTGAagttgagtttgtgattgacgTGATTCCAGGTACTGCTCCGATTTCGAAAGCTCCTTACCGAATGGCCCCGACTGAAATGATGGAGCTGAAGAAtca agagatcAAAAAAGccacgatcaagaataaatatccattgcCGAGAATTgatgatctatttgatcagctaCAGGGAGCAACAGTGTTTTCAAAGATCGACCTGCGTTCTGGATATTATCAGCTGAAAGTTAGGGAAGCCGACGTCCCTAAAActgcattcagaaccaggtatggccattatgagttcttAGTTATTTCATTCGGGTTGACGAACGCTCCGTCGGTCTTCATGGATCTAATGAACCGAGTCTTCAAGCAATATTTGGATAGCTTCGTTATCgttttcattgacgatatcctgatttattccaagactcGGGAACTTCACGCCGAGCATCTCAGAACTGTATTGCAGTTATTGAGGGAAAAGCAGTTATACGAAAAGTTGAAAAAGTGTGAATCCTGGTTAGAACAAGTATCATTTTTAGGCCATATCGTTTCGAGAGACGGCATTGCAGTGGATCCTATGAAGATTGAAGCGATTAAACAATGGCCTATTCCTACGACAGTCTCCGAGGTGCGTAGTTTTCATGGTTTGGCAGGTTATTATCGACGTTTTATTGCCAATTTCTCTAAAATAGCCCTGCCATTAACCAATCTGAAAgcggtgaagtttgagtggacaAACGAATGCCAACACGGATTCCAAGTGTTGAAAGACAAGTTGACATTAGCCCCTATCCTAGCACTTCCGTGCCGCATTgaagattttattatatacaCGGATGCGTCAAAGATGGGACTTGGAGCTGTACTTATGCCACGTGGGAAAGTAATCGCTTATGCTTCTCGGCAGTTGAaagattacgagaagaattatcccaccCACGATCTTGAGTTGGCTGCAGTG AAGGAACTCAATATGAGACAGAGGAGGTGGTTAGAACTtgttaaagattatgatgtgaccattagctaccacccaggTAAAGCAAACGTcgttgcagatgctttgagccgcaAGTCAGTTTCTTCTTTGAGCTCATTGATTCAGAAGCCATTGTTATTGGATCTTCAGAGGAGTGAGATCGCTTTAATAGAGCAAGGGACCATCGCTAGACTTTCAGCTTTGGTTATTCGACCTACGTTGACAAATAGGATACGACGGGAGCAGCCTAATGACAATCAGTTGATGGATTTGCGATCTAAAGCCGATAAGAAAGGAAATACAGAGTTTGTGATGAACACTGATGATTTGTTAACGTGGAGAGGTCGGATATGTGTTCCCAGTGGTAATGACATTCGTCGGGAT GTAAAGATTGAGCATCAAAGACCTGCCGGAACTTTGCAATCTCTTCCAATACCtcagtggaagtgggagcacatcaccatggactttgtaacgGGACTTCCAAGAACACCAAAGGGATACAActccatctgggtgattgttgacag AATGAAGACGGCCCAATctagacagaaaagttatgccgaTATCGGAAGAAGGCCTTTGGAGTTTGAAGTTGGAGATCACGTATTTGTTAAAATTGCTCCTCTCAAAGgcattatgagatttggcagGAAAGGAAAGCTgagcccaagatttattggtccatttgaaattctggacAGGATTGGAGAAAGAGCATATCGTCTAGCCTTACCGCCAGACTTGGATAGAGTCCACAATGTATTTCACGTCTCAATGCTCAGGAAGTACATCTCGAACCCTTCCCATGTTCTCAGACATGAACCGTTGGCTCTGATGCCGAACTTGACTTATCAAGAAGTTCCAATTCAGATTTTAGATCGCAAGGTTAAAGTACTAAGGAATAAGGAGATCGGCATTATCAAGATTCTTTGGCGTAATCAGTTCGTTGAAGAAGCGACGTGGGAGCCAGAGGAGGAAATGAGACAGCGATATCCAGAATTATTCGCACAGTAA